A window of the Helianthus annuus cultivar XRQ/B chromosome 4, HanXRQr2.0-SUNRISE, whole genome shotgun sequence genome harbors these coding sequences:
- the LOC110912573 gene encoding zinc finger A20 and AN1 domain-containing stress-associated protein 4, protein MESTKETAAPEGPILCINNCGFFGSAATMNMCSKCHKEMILKQENAKLAADIINGGGSGKDVVAAADVIKTAQSAAAVELNVALIQAPHTDGSSSTQVPEVKVGPNRCSTCRKRVGLTGFNCKCGNLFCSVHRYSDKHECPFDYRSAGRDAIAKANPVVKAEKLDKI, encoded by the coding sequence ATGGAATCTACCAAAGAGACAGCGGCTCCAGAAGGCCCCATCCTGTGCATCAACAACTGCGGATTTTTTGGTAGTGCAGCCACCATGAACATGTGTTCCAAATGCCACAAAGAGATGATattaaagcaggaaaatgccaaaCTTGCAGCTGACATCATCAATGGTGGTGGTTCAGGGAAGGATGTGGTAGctgctgctgatgtcatcaagACTGCCCAGTCAGCAGCAGCAGTGGAGTTGAACGTGGCTCTAATTCAAGCACCACATACTGATGGCTCATCGTCAACTCAGGTCCCTGAGGTGAAAGTGGGACCCAACAGATGCTCCACCTGTCGTAAGCGGGTTGGTTTAACGGGCTTCAACTGCAAATGTGGCAATCTCTTCTGCTCTGTTCATCGCTACTCTGATAAACACGAGTGTCCCTTCGACTACCGCAGTGCTGGTCGTGATGCCATAGCCAAGGCTAATCCTGTGGTCAAAGCGGAAAAGCTTGACAAGATATGA